A genomic stretch from Eriocheir sinensis breed Jianghai 21 chromosome 31, ASM2467909v1, whole genome shotgun sequence includes:
- the LOC127005940 gene encoding uncharacterized protein LOC127005940 isoform X3 has protein sequence MHCPSSRCHTLHLPLLRAMEVNSEEECLVCGRELGVSRWVRGANQLRHSGRAVAEAVGELLGCEAAAGVSRLCFRCYRLLLGLDYHTHQMDRQRAALLRLYRGREVKETQTTTGNSYGTGENLTGIRENLTGIRENLTGIRENLTGVRGNSSGSGEHLTGIRENLTGVRENLSGTGENLTGIRENLSGTGENLTGIRENLSGTGENLSGTGENLTGIRENLSGTGENLSGIRENSSGTGENLTGIRENLSGIRGNLSGTGENLSGTGENLSGTVGQERENTETQARGENSSGTCTVNPCGTVIPCGTVNPCGTVNPCDTVGCERKNMEVQIRGENSPGTGTVYPCGKLPREAFHALHTHEEAPGDHLKARQQTDNTSGGGGVCVLPGGSPQKESLAAVSASKAVFEGDMDEDKAEMIDIDPDGGGGGGSGGGVGLCGTPQTDSVAAMRAKEDCHAAVAVGPQGQELDIAPDADYSKCSYDHEYHKNTAVVPVEGCDLPTIMAGGHQEQHRSLAAKRRKTAKKWDDFEYYEDESKTSEVEGCDGAAHHTPTQHFHLPLRTGKKKCPECKEVFSTKKAVLSHRCHQTKRKEREKVTYTCKGCLRRFLLRREYLKHADACYKNTPVTCNLCLVKLPSAAYLPRHLAALHQVKPPLSKGSILCEACGRGFSRKEALERHEARVHGKAHGSHQCPLCGRTFPHTSLLAEHLRAHQGYTCPECSKVFSCRSNLTLHRRAHHMRKAAYHCTACNKHWKFHASYTYHMKKFHGSSEQRCGGCRLVVCSAEELRQHSLTCRVHHTQSTGQEVALEDMQGGGREVMKPLPNIAPGCGSLLSPAHLSKKGTDSLVLLSEMRKMQVYPPPNTSHQAPPAGEIIVEVLEDTDADYQYIILVEDTAMAHFTMTDTAAIWNTSGRQ, from the exons atgcacTGTCCGTCATCTCGGTGCCACACTTTACATCTCCCACTCTTAAGGGCAATGGAGGTCAATTCCGAGGAGGAGTGCCTTGTGTGTGGGCGTGAACTGGGCGTGAGTCGGTGGGTGCGGGGTGCCAACCAGCTGAGGCACTCCGGGCGGGCCGTGGCGGAGGCTGTGGGGGAGCTGCTGGGGTGTGAGGCTGCGGCGGGGGTGTCCAGGCTGTGCTTCAGATGCTACCGGTTgctgctgggcctcgactaccacACGCACCAGATGGACAGGCAGAGGGCGGCACTCCTTAGGCTCTACCGGGGGAGGGAGGTCAAGGAAACGCAGACTACAACAGGGAATTCGTATGGCACTGGAGAAAATTTGACCGGCATTAGAGAAAATTTGACCGGCATTAGAGAAAATTTGACCGGCATTAGAGAAAATTTGACTGGCGTTAGAGGAAATTCGTCTGGCTCTGGAGAACATTTGACCGGCATTAGAGAAAATTTGACTGGCGTTAGAGAGAATTTGTCTGGTACTGGAGAAAATTTGACCGGCATTAGAGAAAATTTGTCTGGCACTGGAGAAAATTTGACCGGCATTAGAGAAAATTTGTCTGGCACTGGAGAAAATTTGTCTGGCACTGGAGAAAATTTGACCGGCATTAGAGAAAATTTGTCTGGCACTGGAGAAAATTTGTCTGGCATTAGAGAAAATTCATCTGGCACTGGAGAAAATTTGACCGGCATTAGAGAAAATTTGTCCGGCATTAGAGGAAATTTGTCTGGCACTGGAGAAAATTTGTCTGGCACTGGAGAAAATTTGTCTGGCACTGTCGGTCAAGAGAGGGAGAACACGGAGACACAGGCCAGAGGAGAAAATTCGTCTGGCACTTGCACTGTCAACCCCTGTGGTACTGTCATCCCTTGTGGCACTGTCAACCCCTGTGGCACTGTCAACCCCTGTGACACTGTTGGTTGCGAGAGGAAGAACATGGAGGTGCAGATTAGAGGAGAAAATTCGCCTGGCACTGGCACTGTTTATCCCTGTGGCAAACTCCCAAGGGAAGCTTTCCACGCCCTTCACACACACGAGGAAGCCCCTGGGGATCACTTGAAGGCTAGACAGCAGACAGACAATACCTCCGGGGGTGGCGGGGTGTGTGTCCTCCCTGGTGGCTCCCCCCAGAAGGAAAGTTTGGCTGCTGTGAGTGCCAGCAAGGCGGTATTTGAAGGTGACATGGACGAAGACAAGGCTGAGATGATAGACATTGaccctgatggtggtggtggtggtggtagtggtggtggtgttggcctgTGTGGCACCCCCCAAACAGACAGTGTGGCAGCTATGAGGGCCAAAGAGGACTGCCacgctgctgttgctgttggacCTCAGGGACAGGAGTTGGACATCGCTCCGGATGCAGATTACAGCAAG TGTTCCTATGACCACGAGTACCACAAGAACACTGCTGTGGTCCCTGTGGAAGGCTGTGACCTGCCCACCATCATGGCTGGAGGTCACCAAGAACAACACAGGAG CCTGGCAgccaagaggaggaaaacagccaagaagtggGACGACTTTGAGTATTACGAGGACGAGAGCAAGACCAGTGAGGTGGAGGGCTGTGACGGGGCAGCCCACCACACGCCCACCCAGCACTTCCATCTCCCACTtagaacagggaaaaaaaaatgtccgGAGTGCAAGGAGGTGTTTTCCACGAAGAAGGCCGTCCTgagccaccgctgccaccagacCAAGAGGAAGGAGCGTGAGAAAGTGACCTACACTTGCAAGGGCTGCCTGCGTAGGTTTCTGCTGCGGAGGGAGTACCTGAAGCATGCTGACGCCTGCTACAAGAACACTCCTGTCACCTGCAACCTGTGCCTG gtAAAGTTACCCAGCGCTGCTTACCTGCCTCGCCACCTGGCTGCCCTGCACCAAGTGAAGCCTCCTCTCAGCAAG GGCAGCATCTTGTGTGAAGCGTGTGGCCGAGGGTTCAGCAGGAAGGAGGCGCTTGAGCGGCACGAGGCGAGAGTCCACGGGAAGGCCCACGGCAGCCACCAGTGTCCCCTGTGTGGCCGCACCTTTCCCCACACCTCCCTGCTGGCCGAGCACCTCAGGGCACACCAGGGATACACTTGTCCGGAATGTTCCAAGGTGTTCAG CTGCAGATCCAACCTCACGCTGCACCGGCGGGCCCACCACATGCGCAAGGCGGCCTACCACTGCACCGCCTGCAATAAACACTGGAAGTTTCACGCCAGCTACACCTACCACatgaagaag TTCCacgggagcagcgagcagcggtgTGGCGGGTGCCGGCTGGTGGTGTGCTCTGCGGAGGAGCTGCGTCAGCACTCCCTGACCTGCCGCGTCCACCACACTCAGAG CACAGGGCAGGAGGTGGCTTTGGAAGACATGCAAGGGGGTGGCAGGGAGGTCATGAAGCCACTTCCTAACATTGCACCAG GTTGTGGCTCCCTGCTCAGCCCTGCCCACCTCAGCAAGAAAGGAACTGATAGCCTTGTCCTGCTGTCAGAGATGAGGAAAATGCAAGTGTACCCACCTCCAAACACCTCCCACCAAGCACCTCCTGCGGGGGAGATCATTGTGGAGGTGCTGGAGGACACGGATGCAGACTACCAGTACATCATCTTGGTGGAGGACACTGCCATGGCCCACTTCACCATGACGGACACTGCTGCCATATGGAACACCTCAGGCCGCCAGT AG
- the LOC127005940 gene encoding uncharacterized protein LOC127005940 isoform X2 has translation MHCPSSRCHTLHLPLLRAMEVNSEEECLVCGRELGVSRWVRGANQLRHSGRAVAEAVGELLGCEAAAGVSRLCFRCYRLLLGLDYHTHQMDRQRAALLRLYRGREVKETQTTTGNSYGTGENLTGIRENLTGIRENLTGIRENLTGVRGNSSGSGEHLTGIRENLTGVRENLSGTGENLTGIRENLSGTGENLTGIRENLSGTGENLSGTGENLTGIRENLSGTGENLSGIRENSSGTGENLTGIRENLSGIRGNLSGTGENLSGTGENLSGTVGQERENTETQARGENSSGTCTVNPCGTVIPCGTVNPCGTVNPCDTVGCERKNMEVQIRGENSPGTGTVYPCGKLPREAFHALHTHEEAPGDHLKARQQTDNTSGGGGVCVLPGGSPQKESLAAVSASKAVFEGDMDEDKAEMIDIDPDGGGGGGSGGGVGLCGTPQTDSVAAMRAKEDCHAAVAVGPQGQELDIAPDADYSKCSYDHEYHKNTAVVPVEGCDLPTIMAGGHQEQHSLAAKRRKTAKKWDDFEYYEDESKTSEVEGCDGAAHHTPTQHFHLPLRTGKKKCPECKEVFSTKKAVLSHRCHQTKRKEREKVTYTCKGCLRRFLLRREYLKHADACYKNTPVTCNLCLVKLPSAAYLPRHLAALHQVKPPLSKGSILCEACGRGFSRKEALERHEARVHGKAHGSHQCPLCGRTFPHTSLLAEHLRAHQGYTCPECSKVFSCRSNLTLHRRAHHMRKAAYHCTACNKHWKFHASYTYHMKKFHGSSEQRCGGCRLVVCSAEELRQHSLTCRVHHTQSSYFCSTGQEVALEDMQGGGREVMKPLPNIAPGCGSLLSPAHLSKKGTDSLVLLSEMRKMQVYPPPNTSHQAPPAGEIIVEVLEDTDADYQYIILVEDTAMAHFTMTDTAAIWNTSGRQ, from the exons atgcacTGTCCGTCATCTCGGTGCCACACTTTACATCTCCCACTCTTAAGGGCAATGGAGGTCAATTCCGAGGAGGAGTGCCTTGTGTGTGGGCGTGAACTGGGCGTGAGTCGGTGGGTGCGGGGTGCCAACCAGCTGAGGCACTCCGGGCGGGCCGTGGCGGAGGCTGTGGGGGAGCTGCTGGGGTGTGAGGCTGCGGCGGGGGTGTCCAGGCTGTGCTTCAGATGCTACCGGTTgctgctgggcctcgactaccacACGCACCAGATGGACAGGCAGAGGGCGGCACTCCTTAGGCTCTACCGGGGGAGGGAGGTCAAGGAAACGCAGACTACAACAGGGAATTCGTATGGCACTGGAGAAAATTTGACCGGCATTAGAGAAAATTTGACCGGCATTAGAGAAAATTTGACCGGCATTAGAGAAAATTTGACTGGCGTTAGAGGAAATTCGTCTGGCTCTGGAGAACATTTGACCGGCATTAGAGAAAATTTGACTGGCGTTAGAGAGAATTTGTCTGGTACTGGAGAAAATTTGACCGGCATTAGAGAAAATTTGTCTGGCACTGGAGAAAATTTGACCGGCATTAGAGAAAATTTGTCTGGCACTGGAGAAAATTTGTCTGGCACTGGAGAAAATTTGACCGGCATTAGAGAAAATTTGTCTGGCACTGGAGAAAATTTGTCTGGCATTAGAGAAAATTCATCTGGCACTGGAGAAAATTTGACCGGCATTAGAGAAAATTTGTCCGGCATTAGAGGAAATTTGTCTGGCACTGGAGAAAATTTGTCTGGCACTGGAGAAAATTTGTCTGGCACTGTCGGTCAAGAGAGGGAGAACACGGAGACACAGGCCAGAGGAGAAAATTCGTCTGGCACTTGCACTGTCAACCCCTGTGGTACTGTCATCCCTTGTGGCACTGTCAACCCCTGTGGCACTGTCAACCCCTGTGACACTGTTGGTTGCGAGAGGAAGAACATGGAGGTGCAGATTAGAGGAGAAAATTCGCCTGGCACTGGCACTGTTTATCCCTGTGGCAAACTCCCAAGGGAAGCTTTCCACGCCCTTCACACACACGAGGAAGCCCCTGGGGATCACTTGAAGGCTAGACAGCAGACAGACAATACCTCCGGGGGTGGCGGGGTGTGTGTCCTCCCTGGTGGCTCCCCCCAGAAGGAAAGTTTGGCTGCTGTGAGTGCCAGCAAGGCGGTATTTGAAGGTGACATGGACGAAGACAAGGCTGAGATGATAGACATTGaccctgatggtggtggtggtggtggtagtggtggtggtgttggcctgTGTGGCACCCCCCAAACAGACAGTGTGGCAGCTATGAGGGCCAAAGAGGACTGCCacgctgctgttgctgttggacCTCAGGGACAGGAGTTGGACATCGCTCCGGATGCAGATTACAGCAAG TGTTCCTATGACCACGAGTACCACAAGAACACTGCTGTGGTCCCTGTGGAAGGCTGTGACCTGCCCACCATCATGGCTGGAGGTCACCAAGAACAACACAG CCTGGCAgccaagaggaggaaaacagccaagaagtggGACGACTTTGAGTATTACGAGGACGAGAGCAAGACCAGTGAGGTGGAGGGCTGTGACGGGGCAGCCCACCACACGCCCACCCAGCACTTCCATCTCCCACTtagaacagggaaaaaaaaatgtccgGAGTGCAAGGAGGTGTTTTCCACGAAGAAGGCCGTCCTgagccaccgctgccaccagacCAAGAGGAAGGAGCGTGAGAAAGTGACCTACACTTGCAAGGGCTGCCTGCGTAGGTTTCTGCTGCGGAGGGAGTACCTGAAGCATGCTGACGCCTGCTACAAGAACACTCCTGTCACCTGCAACCTGTGCCTG gtAAAGTTACCCAGCGCTGCTTACCTGCCTCGCCACCTGGCTGCCCTGCACCAAGTGAAGCCTCCTCTCAGCAAG GGCAGCATCTTGTGTGAAGCGTGTGGCCGAGGGTTCAGCAGGAAGGAGGCGCTTGAGCGGCACGAGGCGAGAGTCCACGGGAAGGCCCACGGCAGCCACCAGTGTCCCCTGTGTGGCCGCACCTTTCCCCACACCTCCCTGCTGGCCGAGCACCTCAGGGCACACCAGGGATACACTTGTCCGGAATGTTCCAAGGTGTTCAG CTGCAGATCCAACCTCACGCTGCACCGGCGGGCCCACCACATGCGCAAGGCGGCCTACCACTGCACCGCCTGCAATAAACACTGGAAGTTTCACGCCAGCTACACCTACCACatgaagaag TTCCacgggagcagcgagcagcggtgTGGCGGGTGCCGGCTGGTGGTGTGCTCTGCGGAGGAGCTGCGTCAGCACTCCCTGACCTGCCGCGTCCACCACACTCAGAG TTCTTACTTTTGCAGCACAGGGCAGGAGGTGGCTTTGGAAGACATGCAAGGGGGTGGCAGGGAGGTCATGAAGCCACTTCCTAACATTGCACCAG GTTGTGGCTCCCTGCTCAGCCCTGCCCACCTCAGCAAGAAAGGAACTGATAGCCTTGTCCTGCTGTCAGAGATGAGGAAAATGCAAGTGTACCCACCTCCAAACACCTCCCACCAAGCACCTCCTGCGGGGGAGATCATTGTGGAGGTGCTGGAGGACACGGATGCAGACTACCAGTACATCATCTTGGTGGAGGACACTGCCATGGCCCACTTCACCATGACGGACACTGCTGCCATATGGAACACCTCAGGCCGCCAGT AG
- the LOC127005940 gene encoding uncharacterized protein LOC127005940 isoform X1, with protein MHCPSSRCHTLHLPLLRAMEVNSEEECLVCGRELGVSRWVRGANQLRHSGRAVAEAVGELLGCEAAAGVSRLCFRCYRLLLGLDYHTHQMDRQRAALLRLYRGREVKETQTTTGNSYGTGENLTGIRENLTGIRENLTGIRENLTGVRGNSSGSGEHLTGIRENLTGVRENLSGTGENLTGIRENLSGTGENLTGIRENLSGTGENLSGTGENLTGIRENLSGTGENLSGIRENSSGTGENLTGIRENLSGIRGNLSGTGENLSGTGENLSGTVGQERENTETQARGENSSGTCTVNPCGTVIPCGTVNPCGTVNPCDTVGCERKNMEVQIRGENSPGTGTVYPCGKLPREAFHALHTHEEAPGDHLKARQQTDNTSGGGGVCVLPGGSPQKESLAAVSASKAVFEGDMDEDKAEMIDIDPDGGGGGGSGGGVGLCGTPQTDSVAAMRAKEDCHAAVAVGPQGQELDIAPDADYSKCSYDHEYHKNTAVVPVEGCDLPTIMAGGHQEQHRSLAAKRRKTAKKWDDFEYYEDESKTSEVEGCDGAAHHTPTQHFHLPLRTGKKKCPECKEVFSTKKAVLSHRCHQTKRKEREKVTYTCKGCLRRFLLRREYLKHADACYKNTPVTCNLCLVKLPSAAYLPRHLAALHQVKPPLSKGSILCEACGRGFSRKEALERHEARVHGKAHGSHQCPLCGRTFPHTSLLAEHLRAHQGYTCPECSKVFSCRSNLTLHRRAHHMRKAAYHCTACNKHWKFHASYTYHMKKFHGSSEQRCGGCRLVVCSAEELRQHSLTCRVHHTQSSYFCSTGQEVALEDMQGGGREVMKPLPNIAPGCGSLLSPAHLSKKGTDSLVLLSEMRKMQVYPPPNTSHQAPPAGEIIVEVLEDTDADYQYIILVEDTAMAHFTMTDTAAIWNTSGRQ; from the exons atgcacTGTCCGTCATCTCGGTGCCACACTTTACATCTCCCACTCTTAAGGGCAATGGAGGTCAATTCCGAGGAGGAGTGCCTTGTGTGTGGGCGTGAACTGGGCGTGAGTCGGTGGGTGCGGGGTGCCAACCAGCTGAGGCACTCCGGGCGGGCCGTGGCGGAGGCTGTGGGGGAGCTGCTGGGGTGTGAGGCTGCGGCGGGGGTGTCCAGGCTGTGCTTCAGATGCTACCGGTTgctgctgggcctcgactaccacACGCACCAGATGGACAGGCAGAGGGCGGCACTCCTTAGGCTCTACCGGGGGAGGGAGGTCAAGGAAACGCAGACTACAACAGGGAATTCGTATGGCACTGGAGAAAATTTGACCGGCATTAGAGAAAATTTGACCGGCATTAGAGAAAATTTGACCGGCATTAGAGAAAATTTGACTGGCGTTAGAGGAAATTCGTCTGGCTCTGGAGAACATTTGACCGGCATTAGAGAAAATTTGACTGGCGTTAGAGAGAATTTGTCTGGTACTGGAGAAAATTTGACCGGCATTAGAGAAAATTTGTCTGGCACTGGAGAAAATTTGACCGGCATTAGAGAAAATTTGTCTGGCACTGGAGAAAATTTGTCTGGCACTGGAGAAAATTTGACCGGCATTAGAGAAAATTTGTCTGGCACTGGAGAAAATTTGTCTGGCATTAGAGAAAATTCATCTGGCACTGGAGAAAATTTGACCGGCATTAGAGAAAATTTGTCCGGCATTAGAGGAAATTTGTCTGGCACTGGAGAAAATTTGTCTGGCACTGGAGAAAATTTGTCTGGCACTGTCGGTCAAGAGAGGGAGAACACGGAGACACAGGCCAGAGGAGAAAATTCGTCTGGCACTTGCACTGTCAACCCCTGTGGTACTGTCATCCCTTGTGGCACTGTCAACCCCTGTGGCACTGTCAACCCCTGTGACACTGTTGGTTGCGAGAGGAAGAACATGGAGGTGCAGATTAGAGGAGAAAATTCGCCTGGCACTGGCACTGTTTATCCCTGTGGCAAACTCCCAAGGGAAGCTTTCCACGCCCTTCACACACACGAGGAAGCCCCTGGGGATCACTTGAAGGCTAGACAGCAGACAGACAATACCTCCGGGGGTGGCGGGGTGTGTGTCCTCCCTGGTGGCTCCCCCCAGAAGGAAAGTTTGGCTGCTGTGAGTGCCAGCAAGGCGGTATTTGAAGGTGACATGGACGAAGACAAGGCTGAGATGATAGACATTGaccctgatggtggtggtggtggtggtagtggtggtggtgttggcctgTGTGGCACCCCCCAAACAGACAGTGTGGCAGCTATGAGGGCCAAAGAGGACTGCCacgctgctgttgctgttggacCTCAGGGACAGGAGTTGGACATCGCTCCGGATGCAGATTACAGCAAG TGTTCCTATGACCACGAGTACCACAAGAACACTGCTGTGGTCCCTGTGGAAGGCTGTGACCTGCCCACCATCATGGCTGGAGGTCACCAAGAACAACACAGGAG CCTGGCAgccaagaggaggaaaacagccaagaagtggGACGACTTTGAGTATTACGAGGACGAGAGCAAGACCAGTGAGGTGGAGGGCTGTGACGGGGCAGCCCACCACACGCCCACCCAGCACTTCCATCTCCCACTtagaacagggaaaaaaaaatgtccgGAGTGCAAGGAGGTGTTTTCCACGAAGAAGGCCGTCCTgagccaccgctgccaccagacCAAGAGGAAGGAGCGTGAGAAAGTGACCTACACTTGCAAGGGCTGCCTGCGTAGGTTTCTGCTGCGGAGGGAGTACCTGAAGCATGCTGACGCCTGCTACAAGAACACTCCTGTCACCTGCAACCTGTGCCTG gtAAAGTTACCCAGCGCTGCTTACCTGCCTCGCCACCTGGCTGCCCTGCACCAAGTGAAGCCTCCTCTCAGCAAG GGCAGCATCTTGTGTGAAGCGTGTGGCCGAGGGTTCAGCAGGAAGGAGGCGCTTGAGCGGCACGAGGCGAGAGTCCACGGGAAGGCCCACGGCAGCCACCAGTGTCCCCTGTGTGGCCGCACCTTTCCCCACACCTCCCTGCTGGCCGAGCACCTCAGGGCACACCAGGGATACACTTGTCCGGAATGTTCCAAGGTGTTCAG CTGCAGATCCAACCTCACGCTGCACCGGCGGGCCCACCACATGCGCAAGGCGGCCTACCACTGCACCGCCTGCAATAAACACTGGAAGTTTCACGCCAGCTACACCTACCACatgaagaag TTCCacgggagcagcgagcagcggtgTGGCGGGTGCCGGCTGGTGGTGTGCTCTGCGGAGGAGCTGCGTCAGCACTCCCTGACCTGCCGCGTCCACCACACTCAGAG TTCTTACTTTTGCAGCACAGGGCAGGAGGTGGCTTTGGAAGACATGCAAGGGGGTGGCAGGGAGGTCATGAAGCCACTTCCTAACATTGCACCAG GTTGTGGCTCCCTGCTCAGCCCTGCCCACCTCAGCAAGAAAGGAACTGATAGCCTTGTCCTGCTGTCAGAGATGAGGAAAATGCAAGTGTACCCACCTCCAAACACCTCCCACCAAGCACCTCCTGCGGGGGAGATCATTGTGGAGGTGCTGGAGGACACGGATGCAGACTACCAGTACATCATCTTGGTGGAGGACACTGCCATGGCCCACTTCACCATGACGGACACTGCTGCCATATGGAACACCTCAGGCCGCCAGT AG
- the LOC127005940 gene encoding uncharacterized protein LOC127005940 isoform X4, with product MHCPSSRCHTLHLPLLRAMEVNSEEECLVCGRELGVSRWVRGANQLRHSGRAVAEAVGELLGCEAAAGVSRLCFRCYRLLLGLDYHTHQMDRQRAALLRLYRGREVKETQTTTGNSYGTGENLTGIRENLTGIRENLTGIRENLTGVRGNSSGSGEHLTGIRENLTGVRENLSGTGENLTGIRENLSGTGENLTGIRENLSGTGENLSGTGENLTGIRENLSGTGENLSGIRENSSGTGENLTGIRENLSGIRGNLSGTGENLSGTGENLSGTVGQERENTETQARGENSSGTCTVNPCGTVIPCGTVNPCGTVNPCDTVGCERKNMEVQIRGENSPGTGTVYPCGKLPREAFHALHTHEEAPGDHLKARQQTDNTSGGGGVCVLPGGSPQKESLAAVSASKAVFEGDMDEDKAEMIDIDPDGGGGGGSGGGVGLCGTPQTDSVAAMRAKEDCHAAVAVGPQGQELDIAPDADYSKCSYDHEYHKNTAVVPVEGCDLPTIMAGGHQEQHRSLAAKRRKTAKKWDDFEYYEDESKTSEVEGCDGAAHHTPTQHFHLPLRTGKKKCPECKEVFSTKKAVLSHRCHQTKRKEREKVTYTCKGCLRRFLLRREYLKHADACYKNTPVTCNLCLVKLPSAAYLPRHLAALHQVKPPLSKGSILCEACGRGFSRKEALERHEARVHGKAHGSHQCPLCGRTFPHTSLLAEHLRAHQGYTCPECSKVFSCRSNLTLHRRAHHMRKAAYHCTACNKHWKFHASYTYHMKKFHGSSEQRCGGCRLVVCSAEELRQHSLTCRVHHTQSSYFCSTGQEVALEDMQGGGREVMKPLPNIAPAW from the exons atgcacTGTCCGTCATCTCGGTGCCACACTTTACATCTCCCACTCTTAAGGGCAATGGAGGTCAATTCCGAGGAGGAGTGCCTTGTGTGTGGGCGTGAACTGGGCGTGAGTCGGTGGGTGCGGGGTGCCAACCAGCTGAGGCACTCCGGGCGGGCCGTGGCGGAGGCTGTGGGGGAGCTGCTGGGGTGTGAGGCTGCGGCGGGGGTGTCCAGGCTGTGCTTCAGATGCTACCGGTTgctgctgggcctcgactaccacACGCACCAGATGGACAGGCAGAGGGCGGCACTCCTTAGGCTCTACCGGGGGAGGGAGGTCAAGGAAACGCAGACTACAACAGGGAATTCGTATGGCACTGGAGAAAATTTGACCGGCATTAGAGAAAATTTGACCGGCATTAGAGAAAATTTGACCGGCATTAGAGAAAATTTGACTGGCGTTAGAGGAAATTCGTCTGGCTCTGGAGAACATTTGACCGGCATTAGAGAAAATTTGACTGGCGTTAGAGAGAATTTGTCTGGTACTGGAGAAAATTTGACCGGCATTAGAGAAAATTTGTCTGGCACTGGAGAAAATTTGACCGGCATTAGAGAAAATTTGTCTGGCACTGGAGAAAATTTGTCTGGCACTGGAGAAAATTTGACCGGCATTAGAGAAAATTTGTCTGGCACTGGAGAAAATTTGTCTGGCATTAGAGAAAATTCATCTGGCACTGGAGAAAATTTGACCGGCATTAGAGAAAATTTGTCCGGCATTAGAGGAAATTTGTCTGGCACTGGAGAAAATTTGTCTGGCACTGGAGAAAATTTGTCTGGCACTGTCGGTCAAGAGAGGGAGAACACGGAGACACAGGCCAGAGGAGAAAATTCGTCTGGCACTTGCACTGTCAACCCCTGTGGTACTGTCATCCCTTGTGGCACTGTCAACCCCTGTGGCACTGTCAACCCCTGTGACACTGTTGGTTGCGAGAGGAAGAACATGGAGGTGCAGATTAGAGGAGAAAATTCGCCTGGCACTGGCACTGTTTATCCCTGTGGCAAACTCCCAAGGGAAGCTTTCCACGCCCTTCACACACACGAGGAAGCCCCTGGGGATCACTTGAAGGCTAGACAGCAGACAGACAATACCTCCGGGGGTGGCGGGGTGTGTGTCCTCCCTGGTGGCTCCCCCCAGAAGGAAAGTTTGGCTGCTGTGAGTGCCAGCAAGGCGGTATTTGAAGGTGACATGGACGAAGACAAGGCTGAGATGATAGACATTGaccctgatggtggtggtggtggtggtagtggtggtggtgttggcctgTGTGGCACCCCCCAAACAGACAGTGTGGCAGCTATGAGGGCCAAAGAGGACTGCCacgctgctgttgctgttggacCTCAGGGACAGGAGTTGGACATCGCTCCGGATGCAGATTACAGCAAG TGTTCCTATGACCACGAGTACCACAAGAACACTGCTGTGGTCCCTGTGGAAGGCTGTGACCTGCCCACCATCATGGCTGGAGGTCACCAAGAACAACACAGGAG CCTGGCAgccaagaggaggaaaacagccaagaagtggGACGACTTTGAGTATTACGAGGACGAGAGCAAGACCAGTGAGGTGGAGGGCTGTGACGGGGCAGCCCACCACACGCCCACCCAGCACTTCCATCTCCCACTtagaacagggaaaaaaaaatgtccgGAGTGCAAGGAGGTGTTTTCCACGAAGAAGGCCGTCCTgagccaccgctgccaccagacCAAGAGGAAGGAGCGTGAGAAAGTGACCTACACTTGCAAGGGCTGCCTGCGTAGGTTTCTGCTGCGGAGGGAGTACCTGAAGCATGCTGACGCCTGCTACAAGAACACTCCTGTCACCTGCAACCTGTGCCTG gtAAAGTTACCCAGCGCTGCTTACCTGCCTCGCCACCTGGCTGCCCTGCACCAAGTGAAGCCTCCTCTCAGCAAG GGCAGCATCTTGTGTGAAGCGTGTGGCCGAGGGTTCAGCAGGAAGGAGGCGCTTGAGCGGCACGAGGCGAGAGTCCACGGGAAGGCCCACGGCAGCCACCAGTGTCCCCTGTGTGGCCGCACCTTTCCCCACACCTCCCTGCTGGCCGAGCACCTCAGGGCACACCAGGGATACACTTGTCCGGAATGTTCCAAGGTGTTCAG CTGCAGATCCAACCTCACGCTGCACCGGCGGGCCCACCACATGCGCAAGGCGGCCTACCACTGCACCGCCTGCAATAAACACTGGAAGTTTCACGCCAGCTACACCTACCACatgaagaag TTCCacgggagcagcgagcagcggtgTGGCGGGTGCCGGCTGGTGGTGTGCTCTGCGGAGGAGCTGCGTCAGCACTCCCTGACCTGCCGCGTCCACCACACTCAGAG TTCTTACTTTTGCAGCACAGGGCAGGAGGTGGCTTTGGAAGACATGCAAGGGGGTGGCAGGGAGGTCATGAAGCCACTTCCTAACATTGCACCAG cttggtga